One region of Zingiber officinale cultivar Zhangliang chromosome 7B, Zo_v1.1, whole genome shotgun sequence genomic DNA includes:
- the LOC122006281 gene encoding nucleobase-ascorbate transporter 2-like isoform X2, translating into MAEMKPEEMIAHPPMDQLQGFEYCIDSNPNWGEAIALGFQHYILSLGTAVMIPTLLVPLMGGSDGDKVRVVQTLLFVSGINTLIQTLFGTRLPTVLGGSYAFVIPAISIIHDSSLSRISDDHERFLQTMRAIQGASIVSSCIQIILGYSQLWGICSRFFSPLGMVPVVSLVGFGLFDRGFPVVGRCVEIGIPTLILFVASSQYLKHIYVRRLPILERFSLLITITIVWVYAHLLTVSGAYKHHPERTQLNCRTDRANLISSAPWIKVPYPLQWGAPTFDAGHSFGMMTAVLVSMIESTGAYKAAARLASATPPPAYVLSRGIGWQGVGILVDGLFGTLTGSTVSVENVGLLGLTRVGSRRVIQISAGFMMFFSIMGKFGALFASVPFTIFAAVYCVLFGIVAAVGLSLLQFTNMNSMRNLFITGVSIFLGLSVPQYFFRYTSSAQHGPAHTKAEWFNDYINTIFSSPATVALIVAVFLDNTLDFQGTAADRGMGWWDRFRKFKGDSRNEEFYTLPFNLNHFFPPS; encoded by the exons ATGGCGGAGATGAAACCGGAGGAGATGATCGCTCACCCGCCCATGGATCAGCTCCAGGGGTTCGAGTACTGCATCGACTCCAATCCAAATTGGG GCGAGGCGATTGCATTGGGGTTTCAGCATTACATACTCTCTCTGGGCACCGCGGTGATGATTCCAACCCTACTCGTGCCATTGATGGGCGGAAGCGAT GGCGACAAGGTTAGGGTGGTTCAGACATTGCTATTCGTGTCGGGAATAAACACGTTGATCCAAACCTTATTCGGGACTCGCCTTCCGACCGTTCTTGGAGGCTCTTATGCGTTTGTGATTCCAGCTATATCCATAATTCACGATTCTTCCCTGAGTCGGATATCCGATGACCATGAA AGGTTCCTGCAAACAATGAGAGCTATACAAGGAGCTTCGATCGTCTCGTCGTGTATTCAGATTATTCTGGGTTACAGCCAGTTGTGGGGCATTTGCTCTAG ATTTTTCAGCCCTCTGGGAATGGTTCCAGTGGTTTCGCTGGTAGGATTTGGTTTGTTCGACAGAGGATTCCCAGTG GTTGGGAGATGTGTGGAGATTGGCATTCCAACTCTCATCCTTTTCGTCGCATCTTCTCAG TATCTGAAGCATATATATGTTCGACGGCTTCCCATACTAGAGAGATTCTCTCTTCTAATAACGATCACCATCGTGTGGGTTTACGCGCATTTGCTTACGGTCAGCGGTGCATACAAACACCATCCCGAGCGCACCCAACTCAATTGCCGCACAGATCGCGCCAACTTAATCTCCTCTGCTCCCTG GATAAAGGTTCCTTATCCATTGCAATGGGGCGCCCCAACCTTCGACGCCGGCCATTCGTTTGGGATGATGACTGCTGTTCTTGTATCCATGATTGAG TCTACGGGAGCTTACAAAGCCGCAGCACGGCTTGCTAGTGCAACGCCGCCTCCAGCTTATGTTCTAAGTCGAGGCATCGGATGGCAG GGAGTAGGAATACTTGTTGACGGGCTATTTGGCACTCTAACTGGCTCAACCGTCTCCGT TGAGAATGTGGGGCTTCTCGGATTGACGAGAGTTGGGAGTCGCAGGGTCATTCAAATCTCAGCTGGTTTCATGATGTTCTTCTCGATCATGG GAAAATTTGGAGCTTTATTTGCCTCCGTACCTTTCACCATTTTTGCCGCTGTTTACTGTGTTCTCTTTGGGATTGTTG CTGCTGTGGGTCTCTCCTTGTTGCAGTTCACCAACATGAATTCGATGCGGAACCTCTTCATCACCGGCGTATCCATCTTTCTCGGCCTATCTGTTCCTCAGTACTTCTTCCGCTACACTTCGAGTGCTCAACATGGTCCTGCTCACACCAAGGCCGAATGG TTCAATGACTACATCAACACGATCTTCTCCTCTCCAGCTACGGTGGCATTGATAGTCGCCGTCTTCCTTGACAACACCCTTGATTTCCAGGGCACCGCTGCCGACCGAGGCATGGGGTGGTGGGACCGGTTCAGAAAATTCAAAGGCGATAGCCGGAATGAGGAGTTTTACACTCTTCCTTTCAACCTCAATCACTTCTTTCCTCCCTCGTGA
- the LOC122006281 gene encoding nucleobase-ascorbate transporter 2-like isoform X1, which yields MAEMKPEEMIAHPPMDQLQGFEYCIDSNPNWGEAIALGFQHYILSLGTAVMIPTLLVPLMGGSDGDKVRVVQTLLFVSGINTLIQTLFGTRLPTVLGGSYAFVIPAISIIHDSSLSRISDDHERFLQTMRAIQGASIVSSCIQIILGYSQLWGICSRFFSPLGMVPVVSLVGFGLFDRGFPVVGRCVEIGIPTLILFVASSQYLKHIYVRRLPILERFSLLITITIVWVYAHLLTVSGAYKHHPERTQLNCRTDRANLISSAPWIKVPYPLQWGAPTFDAGHSFGMMTAVLVSMIESTGAYKAAARLASATPPPAYVLSRGIGWQGVGILVDGLFGTLTGSTVSVENVGLLGLTRVGSRRVIQISAGFMMFFSIMGKFGALFASVPFTIFAAVYCVLFGIVAAVGLSLLQFTNMNSMRNLFITGVSIFLGLSVPQYFFRYTSSAQHGPAHTKAEWQFNDYINTIFSSPATVALIVAVFLDNTLDFQGTAADRGMGWWDRFRKFKGDSRNEEFYTLPFNLNHFFPPS from the exons ATGGCGGAGATGAAACCGGAGGAGATGATCGCTCACCCGCCCATGGATCAGCTCCAGGGGTTCGAGTACTGCATCGACTCCAATCCAAATTGGG GCGAGGCGATTGCATTGGGGTTTCAGCATTACATACTCTCTCTGGGCACCGCGGTGATGATTCCAACCCTACTCGTGCCATTGATGGGCGGAAGCGAT GGCGACAAGGTTAGGGTGGTTCAGACATTGCTATTCGTGTCGGGAATAAACACGTTGATCCAAACCTTATTCGGGACTCGCCTTCCGACCGTTCTTGGAGGCTCTTATGCGTTTGTGATTCCAGCTATATCCATAATTCACGATTCTTCCCTGAGTCGGATATCCGATGACCATGAA AGGTTCCTGCAAACAATGAGAGCTATACAAGGAGCTTCGATCGTCTCGTCGTGTATTCAGATTATTCTGGGTTACAGCCAGTTGTGGGGCATTTGCTCTAG ATTTTTCAGCCCTCTGGGAATGGTTCCAGTGGTTTCGCTGGTAGGATTTGGTTTGTTCGACAGAGGATTCCCAGTG GTTGGGAGATGTGTGGAGATTGGCATTCCAACTCTCATCCTTTTCGTCGCATCTTCTCAG TATCTGAAGCATATATATGTTCGACGGCTTCCCATACTAGAGAGATTCTCTCTTCTAATAACGATCACCATCGTGTGGGTTTACGCGCATTTGCTTACGGTCAGCGGTGCATACAAACACCATCCCGAGCGCACCCAACTCAATTGCCGCACAGATCGCGCCAACTTAATCTCCTCTGCTCCCTG GATAAAGGTTCCTTATCCATTGCAATGGGGCGCCCCAACCTTCGACGCCGGCCATTCGTTTGGGATGATGACTGCTGTTCTTGTATCCATGATTGAG TCTACGGGAGCTTACAAAGCCGCAGCACGGCTTGCTAGTGCAACGCCGCCTCCAGCTTATGTTCTAAGTCGAGGCATCGGATGGCAG GGAGTAGGAATACTTGTTGACGGGCTATTTGGCACTCTAACTGGCTCAACCGTCTCCGT TGAGAATGTGGGGCTTCTCGGATTGACGAGAGTTGGGAGTCGCAGGGTCATTCAAATCTCAGCTGGTTTCATGATGTTCTTCTCGATCATGG GAAAATTTGGAGCTTTATTTGCCTCCGTACCTTTCACCATTTTTGCCGCTGTTTACTGTGTTCTCTTTGGGATTGTTG CTGCTGTGGGTCTCTCCTTGTTGCAGTTCACCAACATGAATTCGATGCGGAACCTCTTCATCACCGGCGTATCCATCTTTCTCGGCCTATCTGTTCCTCAGTACTTCTTCCGCTACACTTCGAGTGCTCAACATGGTCCTGCTCACACCAAGGCCGAATGG CAGTTCAATGACTACATCAACACGATCTTCTCCTCTCCAGCTACGGTGGCATTGATAGTCGCCGTCTTCCTTGACAACACCCTTGATTTCCAGGGCACCGCTGCCGACCGAGGCATGGGGTGGTGGGACCGGTTCAGAAAATTCAAAGGCGATAGCCGGAATGAGGAGTTTTACACTCTTCCTTTCAACCTCAATCACTTCTTTCCTCCCTCGTGA